The following proteins come from a genomic window of Candidatus Francisella endociliophora:
- a CDS encoding NAD(P)/FAD-dependent oxidoreductase, with product MQKIAIIGSGISGLAASYLLKDKYEITLYEKNNYFGGHARTLNIDNTPVDTGFIVFNYETYYHLTRLFKHLNVPVAKSNMSFGVSIKNGSIEYGSSSFKSLLAQKSNIFKPNYYKMIKDILKFNRISNRHLEENILNENITLAQYLDDIKVGRWFRDYYLLAMGACIWSTPLEKMYDFPALSFIRFFSNHGLLSTSKPLQWYTIQGGSKVYVKKIINELKKTNISFAPKATKVERTNKIIVTDSNNTSQEFDKVVFACHSTEILELLDNPNTAEKELISAIKYQPNSVILHTDESIMPKRKNAWSSWNYLSAETKDKHKVVSLSYWMNNLQPLDTDTNYFVTVNPDQKPDPKKIINEHLFQHPVFDKKAIQAQQNFDNIQGLNDTYYCGAYLRYGFHEDGILSAVNVAEKLGVKTPW from the coding sequence ATGCAAAAAATAGCTATCATAGGAAGTGGAATATCAGGATTAGCAGCTAGCTACTTACTAAAAGATAAATATGAAATTACACTTTATGAGAAGAATAACTACTTTGGTGGTCATGCCCGTACCCTTAATATAGATAATACTCCAGTAGATACTGGCTTTATTGTTTTTAACTATGAAACTTATTATCACTTAACTAGATTATTTAAACACCTTAACGTACCTGTTGCCAAGAGTAATATGTCGTTTGGTGTATCTATCAAAAATGGTAGTATTGAATATGGTTCTAGTAGCTTTAAAAGTCTACTTGCACAAAAATCAAATATCTTTAAACCAAATTACTATAAGATGATTAAAGATATTTTGAAATTCAATAGAATTTCTAACAGACATCTTGAAGAAAATATTCTAAATGAAAATATCACACTAGCTCAATATCTAGATGATATTAAAGTTGGCAGATGGTTTAGAGATTATTACTTACTAGCTATGGGGGCTTGTATTTGGAGTACTCCACTAGAAAAGATGTATGACTTCCCTGCTCTTAGTTTTATTAGATTCTTTAGCAATCACGGTTTATTATCAACTTCAAAACCTCTGCAATGGTACACAATACAAGGTGGTAGCAAGGTTTATGTTAAGAAAATAATTAATGAATTGAAAAAAACAAATATCAGTTTTGCTCCTAAAGCTACTAAAGTAGAAAGAACAAACAAAATAATAGTTACGGATTCAAATAACACTTCTCAAGAATTTGATAAAGTAGTATTTGCTTGCCATTCTACGGAAATACTTGAGCTACTTGATAATCCAAACACAGCCGAGAAAGAACTAATCTCAGCAATCAAATATCAACCAAATTCTGTAATATTACATACAGATGAAAGCATAATGCCAAAACGCAAAAACGCATGGTCAAGCTGGAATTACTTAAGTGCCGAGACTAAAGATAAGCACAAGGTTGTATCACTCAGCTACTGGATGAATAACTTACAACCACTAGATACAGATACTAACTATTTTGTAACAGTGAATCCCGACCAAAAGCCTGATCCTAAAAAAATCATTAATGAGCATTTATTTCAGCATCCAGTTTTTGATAAAAAAGCGATCCAAGCGCAACAAAATTTTGATAACATACAAGGACTCAATGATACATATTATTGTGGAGCTTATTTGCGCTATGGCTTCCATGAAGATGGTATACTTAGTGCAGTAAATGTTGCTGAGAAACTAGGTGTTAAAACTCCATGGTAA
- a CDS encoding chalcone isomerase family protein: MLRKLLIIFFISLPIFSFAEGLSLEEIKIQQSQQVGKIHFTKWFFDVYDAELYTQNGEFSWDKPFLLKIHYLRSFSGKNIAKHTVKEIYSQHPQQTKPNYQKYREIFNNLIPDVKKGSNLYGYMDKNGNGYIYTDDRLVGEIPSKQLSKYFFEIWLSDKSSDINLSKQLRGIL; this comes from the coding sequence ATGCTTAGAAAACTACTGATAATATTTTTTATTAGTTTACCCATATTCAGCTTTGCTGAAGGACTGAGCCTTGAAGAAATAAAAATTCAACAATCTCAACAAGTTGGTAAAATTCATTTTACAAAATGGTTTTTTGATGTCTATGATGCTGAACTCTATACTCAAAATGGAGAGTTTAGCTGGGATAAACCATTCTTACTAAAGATCCATTACCTAAGAAGTTTTAGCGGCAAAAATATTGCAAAACATACTGTTAAAGAAATTTACAGCCAACACCCACAACAAACAAAGCCTAACTATCAAAAATATAGAGAGATTTTCAATAATCTAATACCAGATGTTAAAAAAGGCTCGAACTTATATGGCTATATGGACAAAAATGGCAATGGTTATATTTATACAGATGATAGGCTAGTTGGCGAAATTCCATCAAAGCAACTATCAAAATATTTCTTTGAAATATGGCTTAGCGATAAGTCATCAGACATCAACCTATCAAAACAATTGAGAGGCATATTATGA
- the rnc gene encoding ribonuclease III, which produces MVPEYSRLYKILGYSFKDYTLLIRALTHRSKTKKNNERLEFLGDSVLGFVIAEALYKKFPDLAEGKLTQIRSRLVKGATLAQLALNFKMDEYVILGASEQGGHKKEKILEDVFEAVIGAIYLDSDFATVKKVVLNWYEIVIAKINLDDVKVKDNKSKLQEILLQNAFSLPEYEVESIAGKEHEQVFTIVAISKELDIQVKAEGTSRKKAEQKAAQKMLEILSQKGFHEKK; this is translated from the coding sequence ATGGTTCCTGAATATTCTCGATTATATAAAATTCTTGGTTATAGTTTTAAAGATTATACTCTTTTAATTAGAGCATTAACTCATCGCTCTAAAACTAAAAAAAATAATGAAAGATTAGAATTTCTCGGTGATTCAGTTTTGGGATTTGTAATTGCTGAAGCTTTATATAAAAAGTTTCCAGATTTAGCAGAAGGAAAACTTACGCAAATAAGGTCAAGGCTTGTTAAAGGTGCTACGTTAGCTCAGTTAGCATTAAATTTCAAAATGGATGAATATGTGATTTTAGGTGCAAGTGAGCAAGGTGGTCATAAAAAAGAAAAGATCTTGGAAGATGTTTTTGAAGCTGTAATAGGAGCTATTTATTTAGATAGTGATTTTGCAACAGTTAAAAAGGTTGTCTTGAACTGGTATGAGATTGTAATAGCAAAAATTAACTTAGATGATGTCAAAGTCAAAGATAATAAATCTAAGCTTCAAGAAATACTTTTACAGAATGCTTTTAGTTTGCCAGAATATGAAGTAGAAAGTATAGCTGGTAAAGAGCATGAGCAGGTTTTTACAATTGTAGCTATTTCTAAAGAATTAGATATTCAAGTAAAAGCAGAAGGAACATCAAGAAAAAAAGCTGAGCAAAAAGCAGCACAAAAGATGTTAGAAATATTATCTCAAAAAGGTTTTCATGAAAAAAAATAG
- a CDS encoding SDR family NAD(P)-dependent oxidoreductase, protein MQKFADKTIWIIGATDGIGKALLQKLDSSIKATFIISARSEEKLQTIAANLNNDCHAIGFDVVDFDSFKNASEKALALNPDFIIYLPAYYEPSLISEIKPQDLDRTIQTNLTAVFYLIRLTLPFLKENTHCQLAITASVAGYVGLPKSQPYAATKAGVINLVESLKAENQELDIRLINPSFVKTKLTEKNDFKMPALLEPEQAADSIIKGLESNSFEIHFTKKFTIVLKFIASLPYKLYFKIAKKMI, encoded by the coding sequence ATGCAAAAATTTGCAGATAAAACAATCTGGATAATCGGTGCTACAGATGGCATTGGCAAAGCGTTATTACAAAAATTAGATAGCTCTATAAAAGCTACCTTTATAATTTCTGCTCGCTCAGAAGAAAAGCTTCAAACAATTGCAGCAAATCTTAATAATGACTGTCATGCTATTGGTTTTGATGTTGTTGATTTTGATAGTTTCAAAAATGCTTCTGAAAAAGCTCTTGCTTTAAATCCTGATTTTATTATTTATTTGCCTGCATATTACGAGCCATCACTAATCTCTGAAATTAAACCACAAGATCTTGATAGAACGATCCAAACTAACCTTACTGCGGTATTTTACCTAATAAGACTAACTTTACCTTTTTTGAAAGAAAATACTCATTGCCAACTTGCTATTACTGCTAGCGTTGCTGGATACGTTGGCTTACCAAAATCCCAACCTTATGCTGCAACTAAAGCAGGGGTAATAAATTTAGTTGAAAGCTTAAAAGCTGAAAACCAAGAACTAGATATTCGCCTAATCAATCCAAGTTTTGTAAAAACTAAACTTACTGAGAAAAATGATTTTAAAATGCCAGCTCTTTTAGAGCCTGAGCAAGCGGCAGATAGTATTATAAAAGGCTTAGAATCAAATAGTTTTGAGATTCATTTTACAAAAAAATTTACTATAGTTTTAAAATTCATCGCAAGTTTACCTTATAAACTATACTTTAAGATTGCTAAAAAAATGATTTAA
- a CDS encoding DUF3833 domain-containing protein: MKKFISKVGVIIMALGLFGCSADISSYKGEGPKLDLQQYLQGKIVGTGLIQDYKGKVIKKFDFSGNASWDGGTGTFDEHMTYYDGQKDHRIWTIKKISDNYYEGTTDDVIGIAKIYVEGNAMNWQYQMNIPVGDKKYKITFDDWMYLMNDGVLINKNSFKKFGLTVGSLTLFMHKESIGE, encoded by the coding sequence ATGAAAAAATTTATATCTAAAGTAGGAGTAATTATTATGGCACTAGGATTATTTGGATGCTCTGCTGATATCTCAAGTTACAAGGGTGAAGGTCCAAAACTTGATTTACAGCAATATCTACAAGGTAAAATAGTCGGTACAGGTCTTATCCAAGACTACAAAGGCAAAGTAATCAAAAAATTTGACTTCTCTGGTAATGCTAGCTGGGATGGTGGTACTGGAACATTTGATGAGCACATGACATATTATGATGGTCAAAAAGATCACCGTATTTGGACTATCAAAAAGATATCTGACAACTATTACGAAGGTACTACAGATGATGTTATTGGTATCGCTAAAATTTATGTCGAAGGTAATGCTATGAACTGGCAATATCAGATGAATATTCCAGTTGGTGATAAAAAATATAAAATCACCTTTGATGACTGGATGTATCTAATGAATGATGGTGTACTAATCAACAAAAATTCTTTCAAAAAGTTTGGCTTAACGGTTGGTTCACTTACTCTTTTCATGCACAAAGAATCTATAGGAGAGTAA
- a CDS encoding DUF1365 domain-containing protein, which produces MVKNLILSSKVYHKRHHPKQNSFKYRSYYVILDMLDLSNKKNRSLSGVEVPKPNITNPKIFSINKPNIYSFYDKDHGLRDGSNCLNWASSLLEEHNIKYDNIKLMTMPRVLGYLFNPVSFWLCYRESELVTVIAEVNNTFKETHSYICHKNGNEITDKCWFEAEKVFHVSPFYPRRGTYKFNFQIPQSTSSKARVIINYYDNNQLQLGTAITGDLKQFSSSNLIKEFFRSPLLTLKVVYLIHWQALKIVFKRIKYIPKPEQKNVKVSMAKIITD; this is translated from the coding sequence ATGGTAAAAAACTTAATCTTAAGCTCTAAGGTTTATCATAAACGCCATCATCCCAAGCAAAACTCTTTTAAGTATAGATCCTACTATGTAATTCTAGATATGCTTGATCTTTCAAATAAAAAAAATAGGTCACTGAGCGGAGTCGAAGTGCCAAAACCAAATATTACAAACCCAAAAATCTTCAGTATCAACAAGCCAAATATCTATTCTTTTTACGACAAAGACCACGGACTTCGAGATGGTTCAAACTGTCTAAACTGGGCCTCCTCCCTACTTGAAGAACATAATATTAAATACGATAATATCAAACTAATGACTATGCCAAGAGTCCTAGGTTATTTATTCAATCCCGTTAGTTTTTGGTTATGCTATAGAGAAAGTGAGCTTGTGACAGTAATTGCTGAAGTAAATAATACATTTAAAGAAACTCATAGTTATATCTGCCATAAAAATGGTAATGAAATAACAGATAAATGCTGGTTTGAAGCTGAGAAAGTTTTTCATGTTTCACCTTTCTACCCAAGACGAGGTACTTATAAATTTAATTTCCAGATACCTCAATCAACAAGTTCAAAAGCTCGAGTCATTATCAATTACTATGACAATAACCAGTTACAACTTGGTACTGCTATTACAGGCGATCTAAAACAGTTTTCTAGCTCTAACCTAATAAAAGAATTTTTTCGCTCACCACTTTTAACTTTAAAAGTGGTTTATTTGATACATTGGCAAGCTTTAAAAATTGTCTTCAAACGCATTAAATATATTCCCAAACCTGAGCAGAAAAATGTTAAGGTTAGTATGGCAAAGATCATAACTGATTAA
- the rnr gene encoding ribonuclease R, which translates to MSKYNIQNDPNKDLEAQKYENPIPSRDVILKYIRDTNLPVSIENIANALEIVKKNLFDGLVNRLGAMVRDEQLEKDKSYYSLPEMVPIYITSKVTSDRDSRLELFSHTLNTKVGISSHQAKMVMVGDEVTAKVLGINKRGRIEAEIKSIVSRAQKTVTGYYYKSFDCHFLKPISKNMPNDIVLLPPKQKIEHNSLIEADIIVQPSVNNAAVARFKQEVEAVSPVKEAMMMATQKYDLVEEWSKKALRYLDNISDDVIVGNRVDLRSKHFVTIDGEDAKDFDDAVYAHKTKSGSWKLYVAIADVSNYVEKDSGLDLDAKRRSTSVYFPGYVIPMLPERLSNGLCSLKPNEDRYSLVCEMNISKTGKLSRYKFYSAVINSKARLTYTDVANLLEKKQNTIVEKTPKLVPNIFDLYDLYKVLHEARAERGAIDFDTVETQIILDEHNHIDSIIPRHRNDAHRLIEECMLVANVAAAKFTIKHKKTSPFRVHSEPKEDRMETLKKYLSRHGIHLAYGKDGKVTPKALAEMLESIKDRPDYDDIQMMTLRSMNQAVYSINNDGHFGLAYNEYTHFTSPIRRYPDLVVHRIIKSIIGEYEHGGADYKPSELSNICENASDQERNADGASKQVENWLKCYFMQDYIGHVLEAQIKHVNGLGLFAELKDMYIEGLIHVSAIPGDYYIYDETKDILIGKRTHKVYKIGQDITVRVVRADLERIHIDFELYDPRSSKPFNENASERPTAKKPKKNKKVKKKRSRRRRKNKDKSKDKA; encoded by the coding sequence GTGAGTAAATACAACATACAAAACGATCCTAATAAGGATCTTGAAGCACAAAAATATGAAAATCCAATTCCTAGCAGGGATGTGATTTTAAAATATATAAGAGATACTAATCTTCCTGTTAGTATTGAAAATATAGCAAATGCACTTGAAATAGTTAAGAAGAACCTTTTTGATGGTCTTGTTAATCGATTAGGTGCAATGGTTAGAGATGAGCAATTAGAAAAAGATAAATCATACTATAGTCTGCCAGAAATGGTACCTATTTATATAACATCCAAAGTTACTTCAGATAGAGATTCTCGACTGGAATTATTTAGTCATACTTTAAATACCAAAGTAGGAATTTCATCACATCAAGCAAAAATGGTGATGGTTGGTGATGAAGTAACAGCAAAAGTGCTTGGAATAAACAAAAGAGGCCGTATTGAGGCAGAAATTAAATCTATAGTTTCAAGGGCGCAGAAAACAGTAACTGGATATTATTATAAGAGTTTTGATTGTCATTTTCTGAAGCCTATTAGTAAGAATATGCCAAATGATATTGTCCTATTACCACCTAAGCAGAAAATAGAGCATAATTCTTTAATTGAGGCAGATATAATAGTTCAGCCAAGTGTTAATAATGCTGCAGTGGCTAGATTCAAGCAAGAAGTAGAAGCAGTATCTCCTGTTAAAGAAGCCATGATGATGGCAACTCAAAAGTATGATTTAGTTGAAGAGTGGAGCAAAAAAGCTCTTAGATATTTAGATAATATCTCTGATGATGTAATTGTCGGTAATAGAGTTGATTTAAGAAGTAAGCATTTTGTCACGATTGACGGTGAAGATGCTAAAGATTTTGATGATGCAGTATATGCTCATAAAACTAAAAGTGGTAGCTGGAAACTATATGTTGCTATTGCAGATGTATCAAACTATGTTGAAAAAGATTCTGGCTTAGATTTAGATGCTAAACGCCGTTCGACATCGGTATATTTTCCTGGTTATGTAATTCCAATGTTACCTGAGAGATTATCGAATGGTTTATGTTCATTAAAGCCTAATGAAGATAGATATTCTCTTGTTTGTGAGATGAATATTTCTAAAACAGGTAAGCTTTCAAGATATAAATTCTACTCAGCTGTAATTAATTCAAAAGCTAGGCTTACATATACAGATGTAGCTAACCTTTTAGAAAAGAAGCAAAATACTATAGTTGAGAAAACTCCAAAGCTAGTTCCAAATATTTTTGACTTATATGATTTGTATAAAGTATTACATGAAGCAAGAGCTGAAAGAGGTGCGATAGATTTTGATACTGTAGAGACACAAATCATATTAGATGAACATAACCATATAGACTCAATTATACCTAGACATCGTAATGATGCTCATAGATTGATTGAAGAGTGTATGCTTGTAGCCAATGTCGCTGCAGCTAAATTCACAATTAAACATAAGAAAACATCGCCATTTAGAGTTCATAGTGAACCTAAAGAAGACAGAATGGAAACACTTAAAAAGTACTTATCTAGGCATGGAATACATCTTGCTTATGGTAAAGATGGAAAGGTTACACCAAAAGCCTTAGCTGAAATGCTAGAGAGTATTAAAGATCGTCCAGACTATGATGATATTCAGATGATGACTCTTCGTAGTATGAATCAAGCAGTTTATAGTATAAATAATGATGGACATTTTGGCTTAGCATATAATGAATACACACATTTTACATCGCCAATTCGTAGATATCCTGATTTAGTAGTACATAGAATTATTAAGTCAATCATTGGTGAGTATGAACATGGCGGTGCTGATTATAAGCCTTCTGAACTATCAAATATTTGTGAGAATGCTTCAGATCAAGAGAGAAATGCAGATGGTGCTTCAAAACAGGTAGAAAATTGGTTGAAGTGTTACTTTATGCAAGATTATATTGGTCATGTATTAGAAGCTCAGATTAAGCATGTTAATGGTTTAGGACTGTTTGCAGAGCTAAAAGATATGTATATCGAAGGATTAATACATGTATCAGCTATTCCTGGCGATTATTATATTTATGATGAAACTAAAGATATTCTGATTGGTAAAAGAACTCATAAAGTTTATAAAATTGGTCAAGATATAACTGTAAGGGTTGTTCGAGCAGATTTAGAAAGGATACATATTGATTTTGAATTATATGATCCTCGAAGCAGTAAACCTTTTAATGAAAATGCTTCTGAAAGACCTACTGCTAAAAAACCTAAGAAAAATAAAAAAGTTAAAAAGAAAAGATCTAGACGTAGAAGAAAAAATAAAGATAAGTCAAAAGATAAGGCTTAA
- the truB gene encoding tRNA pseudouridine(55) synthase TruB, whose product MKKNRLNLNGVVVVNKAKSLSSNKVLQQLKYLFNAQKAGHTGTLDPMATGVLPICFGRATKIAQYLLDSDKEYIATIKLGVETDSGDAEGTIIAESGNIPTLSKELIEETLEKFRGEISQVPPMYSALKYNGQPLYKLAREGKIVEIKPRNIAIYELELLSFEKDTIRVRVKCSKGTYIRSLAIDIGKELGCGGHLIELQRTQSGPFNLDQAFELEQLKDLSLEEKIASIASIESVFVDKPIYTLEENEKEDLYKRGLFADKPNLDGTVRVYDDNKFIAIAEFDNGKLISKKMFDQGILISE is encoded by the coding sequence ATGAAAAAAAATAGACTAAATTTAAATGGGGTAGTCGTCGTTAATAAGGCTAAAAGTCTTAGTTCTAATAAAGTTTTACAACAATTAAAATATCTTTTCAATGCACAAAAAGCTGGTCATACAGGAACACTTGATCCTATGGCAACAGGAGTTCTTCCAATTTGTTTTGGTAGGGCAACAAAAATTGCACAATATCTTTTGGATTCAGATAAAGAATATATTGCTACTATTAAGTTGGGAGTTGAGACAGATAGCGGTGATGCAGAAGGTACAATTATTGCAGAGAGCGGTAATATTCCAACATTATCAAAAGAGTTAATTGAAGAAACCTTAGAGAAGTTTCGTGGAGAAATATCACAAGTTCCACCAATGTATTCAGCTTTAAAATACAATGGTCAACCACTTTATAAATTAGCTAGAGAAGGTAAAATTGTTGAAATAAAGCCTCGTAATATAGCTATATATGAATTAGAGTTATTGAGTTTTGAGAAAGATACGATACGAGTAAGAGTTAAATGTTCAAAAGGTACTTATATTCGTAGCTTAGCGATTGATATAGGTAAAGAACTTGGATGTGGTGGACACCTAATTGAGTTACAAAGAACTCAAAGTGGTCCTTTTAATTTAGACCAAGCTTTTGAGTTGGAACAATTAAAAGATTTAAGTTTAGAAGAAAAAATTGCTAGTATAGCTAGTATAGAGAGTGTGTTTGTAGATAAGCCAATATACACTCTTGAGGAAAATGAGAAAGAGGATTTATACAAAAGAGGACTTTTTGCTGATAAACCGAACCTAGATGGTACGGTGAGAGTATATGATGATAATAAATTCATTGCTATAGCAGAGTTTGATAATGGTAAATTAATAAGTAAAAAAATGTTTGATCAAGGTATATTGATAAGTGAGTAA
- a CDS encoding VUT family protein, with the protein MNEQKIKSRYLLIVMLLVTAKLMCNPLFMNRIEFNFFGYDLLITQSAFTYGLVFVMTDLCAAVFGLKQAYIVILLATLMDGLYSFGVYSVSFFAMPENIGENYQAAIHAIHTLSHPTILLFTGGMIASIITYMAEVTLFSMLFKKVFKNNLFWSSVVAIATTILLHNLVLYPIAIDDKANLWKYYWGNFSLDMLFVIIYTFICNLFFRRNQIKES; encoded by the coding sequence ATGAATGAGCAAAAAATCAAATCAAGATACCTATTGATTGTGATGTTACTGGTTACAGCTAAACTAATGTGTAATCCTTTGTTTATGAATAGGATTGAGTTTAATTTCTTTGGTTATGATTTATTAATTACCCAATCAGCGTTTACCTACGGATTAGTGTTTGTAATGACAGACTTATGTGCTGCTGTTTTTGGTTTGAAACAAGCGTATATAGTTATATTGTTGGCAACTCTTATGGATGGCTTATATTCATTTGGCGTTTATTCCGTATCATTTTTTGCGATGCCAGAAAATATAGGAGAAAATTACCAAGCGGCTATACATGCAATACATACTTTATCTCACCCAACAATTCTTCTATTTACAGGTGGAATGATTGCTTCAATTATTACCTATATGGCAGAAGTTACATTGTTTAGTATGTTATTTAAGAAGGTATTTAAAAATAATCTATTTTGGTCTTCTGTTGTAGCTATCGCAACTACTATACTTTTGCATAATCTAGTTTTATATCCTATAGCAATAGATGATAAAGCTAATTTATGGAAGTACTATTGGGGTAATTTCTCATTAGATATGCTTTTTGTGATTATTTATACTTTTATTTGTAATTTGTTCTTTAGAAGAAACCAAATCAAAGAGAGTTAA
- a CDS encoding SAM-dependent methyltransferase, whose protein sequence is MFEKSVKKSILESLNKLEYGELYLTTPEGETTFTKGYKPGPTADLKLKDWRTVVNLKLKSDIGFAADYRDGYWETSDLKSLILLGLKNEEAFGQYMKPNFFYTLLQKLGYLTKRNNIKQSKKNIHDHYDLGNDFYSLWLDKTMTYSSALYKSENETLEQAQINKYQNIIDKLDKKDGSIIEIGCGWGGFAETALKNGNYSIKGITLSQEQHDYAKERLANKNAEIVIEDYRIQTGKYDYVVSIEMIEAVGKEYWNTYFSKLKSLIKEDGKIIIQAIVIDDKFFADYAKGSDMIRTFIFPGGFLPSIEQINLELNKVGLKCTNKEFFGKDYAKTLDEWDRKFIDVEQELIKLGFDKRFQRMWRFYLNSCSAAFVHGRIDVAQLEITHA, encoded by the coding sequence ATGTTTGAGAAATCTGTTAAAAAAAGTATTTTAGAATCTCTAAATAAACTTGAATATGGTGAACTATATCTAACTACTCCTGAAGGAGAAACCACTTTTACAAAAGGCTATAAACCTGGTCCAACAGCTGATCTTAAACTCAAAGACTGGAGAACTGTTGTAAACTTAAAACTTAAGTCAGATATTGGCTTTGCTGCTGACTATCGTGATGGCTACTGGGAAACTTCTGATCTTAAATCACTAATACTGCTTGGATTAAAAAATGAAGAAGCCTTTGGACAGTATATGAAGCCGAACTTCTTCTATACACTTTTACAAAAACTTGGGTATTTAACCAAACGAAACAATATTAAGCAAAGCAAAAAAAATATCCATGATCACTACGATTTGGGAAATGATTTCTACAGCTTATGGCTTGATAAGACAATGACTTATTCTTCAGCATTATACAAAAGCGAAAATGAAACTCTTGAACAAGCACAAATCAACAAATATCAAAACATTATTGATAAACTTGATAAGAAAGATGGCTCAATTATAGAGATTGGTTGTGGCTGGGGTGGCTTTGCTGAAACCGCTCTCAAAAATGGTAACTACTCCATTAAAGGTATTACTCTATCTCAAGAACAACACGATTATGCAAAAGAAAGACTTGCTAATAAAAATGCCGAAATTGTAATTGAAGATTACCGTATTCAAACTGGCAAATATGATTATGTTGTATCTATTGAGATGATAGAAGCAGTTGGTAAGGAGTATTGGAATACATATTTTTCTAAACTCAAATCATTAATTAAAGAAGACGGTAAGATAATCATCCAAGCTATCGTAATTGACGATAAATTCTTTGCTGATTATGCTAAGGGGAGTGATATGATTAGGACATTTATATTCCCAGGTGGTTTTCTACCTTCTATTGAGCAAATAAATCTTGAGCTGAATAAAGTTGGCTTAAAATGTACTAACAAAGAGTTCTTTGGAAAAGACTATGCTAAAACTTTAGATGAATGGGACAGAAAATTTATTGATGTTGAACAAGAGCTTATTAAGCTTGGTTTTGATAAACGTTTCCAAAGAATGTGGCGTTTTTATCTAAATTCATGCAGTGCCGCTTTTGTTCATGGCCGTATAGATGTTGCTCAATTGGAGATAACTCATGCTTAG
- the lepB gene encoding signal peptidase I has product MEFINYLLNLGFTFWLLFLTIASGIIYAIDYLFFQKSRLAAYADQLKGLSKKQKRQFYKDNGLKAPFIADQARSLFSVFIIVFFLRTFFIGNFLIPTASMTPTLPVGDFIFVNKTAYGVRAPFTNQTFIKVGEPKRGDIVVFHFPVNPSVDFVKRVVGLPGDVISYKDKMLTINGKKLEYTDCDRDAMNYYNQSLASGSGDTVCTENLDGVKHQVDWIEAVKGTDFENLKVPPGHYFVMGDNRDNSEDSRYWGFVPEKDLVGKAKVVWMSWDKIDKRVRWSELGKVF; this is encoded by the coding sequence ATGGAATTTATCAACTATCTTCTAAACTTGGGCTTTACTTTTTGGCTTTTGTTTCTGACTATAGCTAGTGGGATTATCTACGCTATAGATTATTTATTTTTTCAAAAATCAAGATTAGCTGCTTATGCAGATCAATTGAAAGGTTTGTCTAAAAAGCAGAAACGCCAATTTTATAAAGATAATGGCTTAAAAGCTCCTTTTATAGCTGATCAAGCTAGATCTTTATTTAGTGTTTTCATAATAGTTTTTTTTCTAAGAACGTTTTTCATAGGTAACTTTTTGATACCAACAGCATCAATGACTCCGACTTTGCCTGTTGGAGATTTTATTTTTGTAAATAAGACAGCTTATGGAGTAAGGGCCCCATTTACAAATCAGACTTTTATAAAAGTAGGTGAGCCAAAACGTGGTGATATCGTTGTGTTTCACTTTCCCGTTAATCCAAGTGTTGATTTTGTAAAAAGAGTTGTTGGGTTGCCTGGCGATGTAATTTCTTATAAAGATAAAATGCTCACTATAAATGGTAAAAAGCTTGAGTATACCGATTGTGATAGAGATGCGATGAATTATTATAATCAATCACTAGCTAGTGGTAGTGGCGATACTGTCTGTACAGAAAACCTTGATGGTGTAAAGCATCAGGTTGATTGGATAGAAGCTGTAAAAGGTACTGATTTTGAAAACTTAAAAGTTCCTCCTGGTCACTATTTTGTTATGGGTGATAATCGCGATAATAGTGAGGATAGTCGCTACTGGGGATTTGTGCCGGAAAAAGATCTTGTTGGCAAAGCAAAAGTTGTTTGGATGAGCTGGGATAAAATTGATAAAAGAGTTCGTTGGAGCGAGCTAGGTAAGGTCTTTTAG